A single genomic interval of Mucilaginibacter robiniae harbors:
- the era gene encoding GTPase Era → MSHRAGFVSIIGKPNAGKSTLMNALVGEKMSIITPKAQTTRHRILGIVNHEDYQIVFSDTPGVIKPNYLLQESMMHQVTGSIVDADLILLVTDINETHDEGDVLEKLQGSLAPVVVLINKIDKSDEETVKQKIDFWQQKLNPKAIFAISALHEHNIKAIMDFILENLPEHPAYYEKDFLTDRNDRFFASEMIREQVFKQYKKEIPYSTEVIITEFKESDDLYRISAEIIVERDSQKNILIGKNGEMLKIVGTYARRSMEDFFQRKIFLQMFVKVIGDWRSKKNYLKQFGYED, encoded by the coding sequence ATGAGTCACCGGGCAGGTTTTGTGAGTATTATTGGTAAGCCTAACGCAGGCAAATCCACCCTGATGAATGCCTTAGTGGGCGAAAAAATGTCCATCATTACCCCTAAGGCACAAACCACCCGGCATCGCATTCTGGGTATAGTTAACCATGAAGACTACCAGATTGTTTTTTCAGATACGCCTGGTGTTATTAAACCTAACTATTTATTACAAGAAAGCATGATGCACCAGGTAACGGGTTCTATTGTAGATGCCGACCTGATTTTGCTGGTAACGGATATTAACGAAACGCATGATGAGGGTGATGTATTAGAAAAGCTGCAAGGCTCATTGGCCCCGGTAGTGGTACTGATTAATAAAATTGACAAATCGGACGAAGAAACGGTAAAACAAAAAATTGACTTTTGGCAACAGAAGTTAAACCCGAAAGCCATTTTTGCGATATCGGCACTGCATGAGCATAACATCAAGGCTATTATGGATTTTATTCTAGAAAATCTGCCTGAGCATCCGGCTTATTATGAAAAGGATTTTCTGACAGACCGTAACGATCGCTTTTTTGCCTCCGAGATGATACGCGAGCAGGTATTCAAGCAGTATAAAAAAGAAATTCCGTACAGCACCGAAGTAATTATTACCGAGTTTAAAGAAAGCGATGATCTTTACCGCATTAGTGCTGAAATTATTGTAGAACGTGATTCGCAAAAAAATATCCTGATTGGTAAAAACGGCGAAATGCTGAAAATTGTAGGCACTTACGCTCGTCGCAGTATGGAAGATTTTTTTCAGCGTAAAATCTTTTTGCAGATGTTTGTTAAAGTAATCGGCGATTGGCGCAGCAAGAAAAACTATCTAAAGCAATTCGGATACGAGGATTGA
- a CDS encoding beta/gamma crystallin domain-containing protein — translation MSIKLNIKFPKDRDEALAVSGGCWVTFYESQDYKDQQITLNGPCEYSKLNNLPNSNNEDWGDQFDSLRTGPSAWVRIYNDENYKDDSYTFGPGSNIRQLPKGDDVDSLKIFGYNPER, via the coding sequence ATGTCGATTAAATTAAACATCAAATTTCCCAAAGATCGTGATGAAGCTTTAGCTGTATCAGGAGGTTGTTGGGTTACGTTTTATGAATCTCAAGATTATAAAGATCAACAAATCACTCTAAACGGTCCGTGTGAATATAGCAAACTTAATAATCTACCAAATAGTAACAATGAAGATTGGGGAGATCAATTCGATAGCTTGAGGACCGGACCTAGTGCATGGGTGCGTATTTATAACGATGAAAACTATAAAGATGATAGTTATACTTTTGGACCAGGTTCTAATATAAGACAACTTCCTAAAGGGGATGATGTAGATTCATTGAAAATTTTTGGTTACAATCCTGAAAGATAA
- a CDS encoding helix-turn-helix domain-containing protein: MEVICFEDRAFYALIDKLEAYIDSKKPKPTHGDKWVSGTEAMNILRIKSKTTLQKLRDEGKIRFTQPEKKIVLYDRDSIIAYLEDFTYETF; this comes from the coding sequence ATGGAAGTAATCTGTTTTGAAGATCGCGCCTTTTATGCGCTGATTGATAAGCTGGAAGCCTACATCGACAGCAAAAAGCCAAAACCAACACATGGCGATAAGTGGGTTTCAGGCACGGAAGCCATGAACATATTGCGTATCAAAAGTAAAACCACTTTACAAAAATTACGTGATGAAGGAAAAATCCGTTTTACCCAGCCAGAGAAAAAAATCGTGCTATACGACCGGGATTCAATCATCGCTTATCTTGAAGATTTTACCTACGAAACATTTTAA
- a CDS encoding GLPGLI family protein encodes MKKIIILSIFLFLFKLEEAGAQTLAARYMVTQDIIGAGPLQDKKLTTIESTGYLYKNGGRYLYYEKPGYLEKYPDGNISLQVDATQNYNFSLCTDTLQYISYTNTDSLIRIYRPTVTGKHGPGINYRQHYEADYFTWVMLPETKVINGLKCQKATMSIRNLLQWIIWFTPKVFMQGGVKGIIGVPGLVVEAECSPLRTKYTLLEFSESVPLKASVFDLAELKEPYDQMPPLLKANIQPVGKSKIQKQADLTNQ; translated from the coding sequence ATGAAGAAAATCATTATACTATCTATTTTTCTCTTTCTGTTCAAGTTAGAGGAAGCAGGAGCTCAAACTTTGGCGGCTCGCTATATGGTGACCCAAGACATTATTGGTGCGGGTCCACTTCAGGACAAAAAACTGACCACCATAGAAAGTACCGGTTACTTATACAAGAATGGAGGACGGTATTTATATTATGAAAAACCAGGATACTTGGAAAAGTACCCCGATGGAAATATCTCTCTTCAGGTTGATGCTACGCAAAATTATAACTTTAGTTTGTGCACGGATACACTACAGTATATCTCCTACACCAATACCGATAGCCTCATCAGAATTTACCGACCTACCGTTACAGGTAAACATGGCCCGGGTATCAACTACCGTCAACACTATGAGGCTGATTACTTTACCTGGGTCATGTTACCTGAAACTAAGGTAATTAATGGGCTAAAATGTCAAAAGGCTACCATGTCGATCAGAAATCTCCTTCAATGGATAATATGGTTTACGCCCAAAGTTTTCATGCAAGGCGGAGTGAAGGGAATCATAGGCGTACCGGGATTGGTTGTTGAGGCCGAGTGTTCCCCGCTACGAACCAAATATACCTTGCTGGAGTTTTCAGAGTCTGTTCCATTGAAAGCCTCGGTGTTTGATCTGGCAGAGCTGAAAGAGCCTTATGACCAGATGCCGCCCCTGCTTAAGGCTAATATCCAGCCTGTAGGCAAGAGCAAAATTCAAAAGCAAGCGGACCTTACCAACCAATAA